TCCTCTTCTTGTAAATTAGACTCATCTTAATTCCCTTTTGTTTTATTATACGAACAAAAAGGACATCATGCATGTAAATATAAGCATATGCTTGAGAATGATAGTTAAACACTCTAAAAAATGGCAGTAATTCAAAACATGCCAGTTAAGTTATTTGGCGAGGAAGTGGGAGTTGGTTTACAACTAGAAAACGTAACGAATTTTATTTTAAAACTACAACTAAGTACACCAATATAAAAATTAATTAACATAATACTGATTATTTACAGTCAATAACTATGATTCCCACCTAAAAAAAAGGATAGAGCCTATAGGCTCTATCCTTTTTTGTTCTATGGTTTAACTAAAATAAAATGATTACCTGTTATTTTAAATTTTGAACTTCAGATAAAATACCATCTAACTCTTTTGCCGCTTTTGTAAGTGTTGGCGCATCAAGAGGGGAAGACGTTGCACCAGCTTCTATTGTGTGAAGGGGAGTTTCGACCTTACCATATAGATCCGGGCTTTTAGCTTTCACGTCGTCTTCAAATGTTTGCCAATATTCCTCAAGCTTCGCTCCACTTTCTTTTACTTTTGTAGCATCCTTGGCTTTTAGCTGTGCATTTAGGTCAGCAATCGTTTGTTTCATATCCTTCACGCCATCACTAATGGAAACAGATTTTGGAGAGGACTGTTCGGTTTTCTTGGTTTCATCAGCTTTCTTTTCGTTATTGGTACCGCAAGCAGTTAAGCTTAATGCAGCTACTACGATGATAGGAACTAGTAATTTACGAGATTTCAATTTTGTTACCTCCAGTATGTACTTTTATTTTACTATCTTTTCTTTTATTTAAAAGTGCTGCAATAACAGCAATTATAAGTAAGATCACCTGAGGGATAATACTTTCCCAGGTTGAATATACACCGAAAAAGTCAATGTTAGGGATGGGTGCTTGAGTTGCCGGTAATAACCCGGCAAGCTGCAACCCATGAATCCCCATGCCTGCAAATTTAATACATAGGTAGAACATCAAAATGCTTGATACGAGGAAGAATGGACGCATTGGAATTTTCAAACCTACCTTGAGTATGAGGTATGAAACAATTACAAGGATGATCAGCCCAATGGCAATCCCAAGTAAAAGCGTTGCTAACTTAATGGAAGCAGCCATCCCGATAAAGAATAGGACAGTCTCTGTTCCTTCACGGAAAACAGCCAGGAACGAAAGAATGGCTAGGGAGAACAAGCTACCGGTATCAAGTGCTTTTGTACTTTGTGTGCGAATATATCGTTGCCATTCAGCAAGACTTGATTTACTGTGAAGCCAATAACTCATATATAGAAGCATCACTGCTGCAAATATCCCTGTCCAGCCGGATATCAAAAAATTGTTACTGCCAAATGCACCAGCAGAAAATAATAGGTTTACAATTACGGCAAGTACAAGGCTTACTCCAAGTCCGGCTCCTACTCCGTACCAGATCCATTTACTTTTCGCTTCATGGCCAGCTTTTCTCAAAAATCCAAGCAAAGCCACCACTACAAGCAATCCTTCCAATCCTTCGCGAAGAAGAATGGTCGTTGCATCAAGCATCGTATAACTTGTCTTTGCTACCAGTGGAGAGAGGTAATCACGCATACCTTCAATCGTTTTTTTTGCACCTGGTACATCTGGGTGATTGGAGGATAGCATGGCGTAGCTAGCAACCATATCCCTTTCTGCATTACCATATATCTTTGAGGATTGAGTAAGGACAATTCCCTCGACATTCAACCATGATTTTCGGAACTTCTCTATGTCCCCTCTTGCGCCTTCGATATCATTATCATTAATCTTCGAAAGAGACTGATTTAGCAGTGTCACAAGTTCTGCTACATTTCCAGTGGTACCTGAATTTTTACCACTTTTAGATGAAGAAGAATACTTACCCTCTATAAACTTTTGATTGGTCTCTTTTAATCTAATTAGTGCATTTTTTAATTTCTCATTATCCACAGGCTGCTGAGCAAAAGCGAACTGAGCTTGACCCATGTTATCTTCAATATCATGATAGGCTGGCTGAGAATGGTTTTTCACTCCATCTTCAATAGAAATCCAAGTAGATGTAAAGGTTTTGTATTGCTTAAAAGCTTCCTTTGTGTCCCCCTTATCCACAGATTGGATAGATTCTACAATTATCTCATTTGCCTTTTTCATATCATCGGATGCATTAGCTGCAAAACTATTTATTGGTAAAATGACAAAAGCTGTGAGTAAAATTAAAAAAGTCGTAACTAACTTGATTTTCATAAAGGCCCCCTATGGATTGAAAAGTATCTTGTTATGTAAAAAAAAATTTGTAATCAGTAATGAAAATCACTATCAATTATATTCATAGAAACTATACGTTCTTTATTAATGGATGTCAATAAATATTCTGATATGAAGGGGTCGATTTAAAACAAGAAGGATGACATGGAGAAGCCAGCAACATTACTAAACTAAGACCAAGAGTCCCCGGGGCAGCTTAGCAGGCCTCTGCCTTATGAATAGACCGAACGAAGGAATGTAAGCGCAAATGACGCTAAGAGACATGGGAGGGTACGTCATCATAAGTTTCGCAGAGATCTATTGTGCATCACATAGTGGAGAAAATAGCTAATGATTTCCATTAGTTTTAGCGAAGTGTACCCTCAATTTAGTAATAAAAACCAGAATTTCAATACTCTGTTTAAAAGTAGGATAAAAAAATAATTCCCCTAATACACTGAGTGGTGCAAACCGTTGATACATCAATGTTCATAGAGGGAGGTTAGTTGAACAACCGCCCCTTTTAAGCATGGTAATAATAAAATGTATGGAACATTACGGCAGCTAGTGCTGCAATTTCTTCCGTGGTTGATTAAATTTAGAGTAGTTTTTTTTCAGGTCCTCATTGTGAGGGCTTTTTTTGTTGAAAATGTAAACACCCGTGTATATTGTATCGGATGAAATTCAAAAGGATTATTTTGAAAATAAGCCCATTTTACTAGATTGGTTAGATATACTTGAAAAGCAAAATTGAGAGGGTCATTTAATGAGTAGGGAAGTGTAAAAATGCTCTGGAAAATTTACTTTTGG
This sequence is a window from Brevibacillus sp. JNUCC-41. Protein-coding genes within it:
- a CDS encoding FTR1 family iron permease — encoded protein: MKIKLVTTFLILLTAFVILPINSFAANASDDMKKANEIIVESIQSVDKGDTKEAFKQYKTFTSTWISIEDGVKNHSQPAYHDIEDNMGQAQFAFAQQPVDNEKLKNALIRLKETNQKFIEGKYSSSSKSGKNSGTTGNVAELVTLLNQSLSKINDNDIEGARGDIEKFRKSWLNVEGIVLTQSSKIYGNAERDMVASYAMLSSNHPDVPGAKKTIEGMRDYLSPLVAKTSYTMLDATTILLREGLEGLLVVVALLGFLRKAGHEAKSKWIWYGVGAGLGVSLVLAVIVNLLFSAGAFGSNNFLISGWTGIFAAVMLLYMSYWLHSKSSLAEWQRYIRTQSTKALDTGSLFSLAILSFLAVFREGTETVLFFIGMAASIKLATLLLGIAIGLIILVIVSYLILKVGLKIPMRPFFLVSSILMFYLCIKFAGMGIHGLQLAGLLPATQAPIPNIDFFGVYSTWESIIPQVILLIIAVIAALLNKRKDSKIKVHTGGNKIEIS